CTCGGCGCGGGGCTCGTCCACGGCCACCGAGGTGGTGGGGCAGATGGCGCCTCCGGTGCCCATCCCCTCCATCGCCTACAACGTGGAGACGTACAACGATCGCTACCCGGGCGCCGCCAACGCGCTCAAGGTGAGCAAGTCGAGCGATCTGCTGCTCGCGCTCGCGCCCAGCCCCACCCAGCTCGACAGCGAGCTGGAGAAGCAGCTCGTGGACTTCAGCGGCCAGCCCATCTCCTGCGAGGCGGCCGCCTATGGCGCTGGTGGAGTGGGCTCCATGTACTCGTCCAGCCGCGGCCAGATGCGGCAGGTCATCTCCAGCCGCCTGGACAACGCGTTCCGCTTCGAACAGAACACCGATGAGGCCAAGGCGGTGCGGGCCGCCTATGGCCTGGGCGAGAGTGGTCCGTACGACGACGCGGCGGGGCGTGCGGCGCTGGTGGCCACGGCGCTCAAGAAGGGCATCAGCCAGTGCGTGTCCATCAACCTGGCCGGAGGGCTGGACACCCACTTCGGCTCGCAGACGACGCATGCGCTCAATCTGCGCAAGGGTTTCGAATCGCTCGCCATGCTGGTGAAGGACCTGCGCGCCACCCCGCACTGGGCCGGGGGCAACTTCATGGACCACACCACCATCCTGGTCTACTCGGAGTTCGCCCGCACGCCGCTGATGAACGCCGCGTCTGGCCGCGACCACCACCTCACCAACAGCTGTCTGATGATGGGCGCGGGGCTCAAGCACAACACGGTGTTCGGGCGCAGCGGTGACATCGCCATGGCACCGGCCGTGGTGAACCTGGGCACGGGTGAGTCCGATCCCATCAACGGCCAGAACATCCTTCCCGATCACATCATCGCGACGGTGCTGGCGTCCGCTGGGCTGGACTACAGCATCACGCGTGTCGAGCCCCT
Above is a window of Cystobacter fuscus DNA encoding:
- a CDS encoding DUF1501 domain-containing protein, whose product is MKKNHDMSAGRRSFLKAAAGFMGTTLFGSVPFRAFAQSTALKPSERCFVFVYFDGGWDQLLAFDPRDPDVFTPDRVSQTRIQPGYSFTDPSIPTRPIVPDKRAGAALSNITFGPAVSTLADHYDLMTVVRGINMTTLAHEEGRRYFITGKRPIGASARGSSTATEVVGQMAPPVPIPSIAYNVETYNDRYPGAANALKVSKSSDLLLALAPSPTQLDSELEKQLVDFSGQPISCEAAAYGAGGVGSMYSSSRGQMRQVISSRLDNAFRFEQNTDEAKAVRAAYGLGESGPYDDAAGRAALVATALKKGISQCVSINLAGGLDTHFGSQTTHALNLRKGFESLAMLVKDLRATPHWAGGNFMDHTTILVYSEFARTPLMNAASGRDHHLTNSCLMMGAGLKHNTVFGRSGDIAMAPAVVNLGTGESDPINGQNILPDHIIATVLASAGLDYSITRVEPLRSLLA